From a region of the Bradyrhizobium guangdongense genome:
- a CDS encoding HoxN/HupN/NixA family nickel/cobalt transporter, whose translation MGQVTSRSGLLKGLKLRTVLLLAGLTLTNIAAWGWAVALFAGQPSVMATALLAWVFGLRHAVDADHIAAIDNVVRKLMHAGRASETAGLYFALGHSTIVLASMILLAAGVMTLGGEGLLKNLGGLLGTSVSAVFLLGVAAVNFAIFANLWRTMRAAQASGVYGAQLLDAPLAGSGLLSHLLGPIFRIVTQSWHMYPLGFLFGLSFDTATEIGLLSLSASETARGLSLWQAIVFPALFAAGMSLVDTLDSAFMASAYRWAFVDPARKLWYNLTITGASVAIALFIGSVETLGLISDQLELTGALSSLVDRLKGSQAILGFGVMSLFALAWLASLLLYRVAWKGKTTRTALPTSRAT comes from the coding sequence ATGGGGCAGGTCACGTCACGAAGTGGCCTCTTGAAAGGCCTTAAGTTGAGAACTGTCTTGTTGCTGGCAGGGCTGACGCTGACCAACATTGCAGCCTGGGGCTGGGCCGTTGCGCTGTTCGCCGGTCAGCCGTCGGTAATGGCAACCGCGCTGCTCGCTTGGGTGTTCGGTCTGCGCCATGCCGTGGATGCCGATCATATTGCGGCAATCGACAATGTCGTGCGGAAGCTGATGCATGCCGGCCGCGCCTCCGAAACTGCAGGTCTCTACTTTGCGCTCGGCCATTCCACGATCGTTCTCGCTTCAATGATCCTGCTTGCCGCCGGCGTCATGACCCTCGGCGGAGAGGGTTTGCTCAAAAACTTGGGCGGCCTTCTCGGAACCTCGGTTTCAGCCGTCTTCCTGCTCGGCGTGGCCGCCGTCAACTTTGCGATCTTCGCAAACTTGTGGCGCACAATGCGTGCAGCGCAGGCCAGCGGCGTCTACGGTGCACAATTACTCGATGCGCCCCTAGCCGGAAGCGGTCTTCTTTCGCATTTGCTCGGCCCGATCTTCCGAATTGTGACGCAAAGCTGGCACATGTATCCGCTCGGATTCCTGTTCGGATTAAGTTTCGACACGGCGACCGAAATTGGCCTGCTCTCCCTCTCTGCCTCTGAGACTGCGCGCGGCCTGTCGCTCTGGCAGGCCATAGTCTTTCCTGCACTTTTCGCTGCCGGAATGTCCCTGGTTGATACCTTGGATTCAGCATTTATGGCCAGCGCTTATCGCTGGGCTTTCGTCGATCCGGCCCGAAAGCTTTGGTACAATCTGACAATCACAGGTGCCTCAGTCGCGATTGCGCTGTTCATCGGCAGCGTGGAAACGCTTGGCCTGATCAGCGATCAGCTTGAGCTCACGGGTGCCCTTTCGAGCCTCGTCGATCGCCTCAAGGGATCACAAGCCATCTTAGGCTTCGGCGTGATGTCATTGTTCGCTCTCGCCTGGCTAGCATCTCTCCTGCTGTATCGCGTTGCATGGAAGGGAAAGACCACTCGAACCGCCTTGCCGACATCACGCGCGACTTAG
- a CDS encoding TonB-dependent receptor translates to MASQITVSGEDVNARPVMRPGEVLEAVPGLIVTQHSGEGKANQYFLRGYNLDHGTDLAIYVDDVPANMRTHAHGQGYADLNWLIPEAIAAMEVKKGPYFADEGDFSSAGAVHIGLIDRTVKGLAQMTAGSFGYRRFLGMDSTRLGDGTLLLAGEAGTYNGPWDNPDNLRKLNGLLRYSQGTATDGVSVTGMAYANRWNSTDQVPQRAMTDGLMDRFGSEDPTDGGNANRFALSARVAQSDNSGAWKANAYVVKSELDLYNNFTYFLANPVVGDQFHQHDGRLMAGANIARTMDGSFAGLPMQTTFGLQSRYDAIDLALTDTHRRSFLSNVRSDKVGEGSIGAYAESTLHFSDWLRTTVGWRGDYYAADVTSLFDANNSGHANATIGSPKLRIVVGPFNKTEFFFGAGYGMHSNDARGATTTEDPSDPGTKLPRSPLLVRTRGAEVGVRSRIVPDLDTSLSLFVLDQDSEILFSGDAGDTTTARASRRYGFEWTNHYRPRSWIDVDADLAMTHARFRGYDSDQAEVYASLAGYPAAQIGNAPGNYIPNAPTMMASAGISLGAKTGWFGALRWRYLASSPLTEDNAFRSQPTGIFNARIGYRTDKGWRLQLDLLNLLNSKANQITYAYGSLLKTDKLYNLCAANAAPAPVCAIGVMDYVLHPVEPLTVRVTLAGTF, encoded by the coding sequence ATGGCAAGCCAGATCACAGTATCAGGCGAAGACGTCAACGCGCGGCCCGTGATGCGCCCGGGCGAAGTGCTCGAAGCTGTACCGGGGCTCATTGTGACGCAGCATTCCGGCGAGGGCAAAGCGAACCAGTACTTCTTGCGCGGCTATAATCTCGATCATGGCACGGATCTCGCGATCTATGTTGATGATGTGCCTGCCAACATGCGCACTCACGCCCACGGCCAGGGCTATGCCGACCTCAATTGGCTGATTCCTGAAGCGATCGCCGCCATGGAGGTAAAGAAGGGGCCTTACTTCGCCGATGAAGGCGACTTCTCCTCGGCCGGCGCCGTGCATATCGGCCTGATCGACCGCACGGTGAAGGGGCTAGCGCAGATGACCGCCGGCAGCTTTGGATATCGCCGCTTCCTCGGCATGGATTCGACGAGGCTCGGCGATGGGACATTGCTCCTCGCCGGCGAGGCTGGGACCTACAACGGCCCCTGGGACAACCCGGACAACCTCCGCAAGCTCAATGGGCTCTTGCGCTACAGTCAGGGCACGGCCACCGACGGCGTGTCGGTCACGGGCATGGCTTACGCCAACAGATGGAATTCGACCGATCAGGTGCCGCAGCGCGCCATGACGGACGGATTGATGGATCGGTTTGGATCTGAAGACCCGACTGACGGCGGCAACGCAAACCGTTTTGCCCTGTCGGCGCGCGTGGCGCAGAGCGATAATTCCGGGGCCTGGAAGGCGAACGCTTATGTCGTCAAGAGCGAGCTCGATCTCTACAATAACTTCACTTATTTCCTGGCCAATCCCGTTGTCGGCGACCAATTTCACCAGCACGACGGCCGCCTAATGGCCGGCGCTAACATCGCACGGACGATGGATGGCTCATTCGCTGGGCTGCCGATGCAGACGACCTTCGGCCTGCAGTCCCGTTACGACGCCATCGATCTCGCGCTCACCGACACCCACCGGCGCAGTTTCCTGTCCAACGTACGCAGCGATAAGGTCGGGGAAGGCAGCATCGGCGCTTACGCCGAGAGTACGTTGCACTTTTCGGACTGGCTGAGGACCACGGTCGGTTGGCGCGGGGACTATTACGCGGCCGACGTGACGTCGCTGTTCGATGCGAACAACTCAGGCCATGCCAACGCTACGATCGGAAGTCCCAAGCTTCGCATCGTGGTCGGTCCCTTTAACAAGACCGAGTTCTTTTTCGGCGCCGGCTATGGCATGCACTCGAACGACGCGCGGGGTGCGACGACGACGGAAGATCCGAGCGATCCCGGGACAAAGCTGCCGCGCTCGCCGCTGCTGGTCCGCACCAGGGGCGCGGAGGTCGGCGTGCGTTCGAGGATCGTCCCGGATCTCGACACCTCGCTCAGCCTCTTCGTCCTCGACCAGGATTCCGAGATCCTGTTCTCAGGCGATGCCGGCGATACCACGACGGCGCGCGCGAGCCGCCGCTATGGATTCGAATGGACCAACCATTACCGCCCACGGTCTTGGATTGACGTCGACGCCGATCTCGCGATGACCCATGCGCGCTTTCGCGGTTACGACAGCGACCAGGCGGAGGTTTATGCCTCACTCGCCGGCTATCCCGCCGCGCAGATCGGCAACGCGCCCGGCAACTATATCCCTAACGCACCGACCATGATGGCGTCCGCCGGCATCTCGCTCGGCGCGAAGACGGGCTGGTTCGGCGCCCTGCGTTGGCGCTATCTCGCCTCCAGTCCGCTGACGGAAGACAACGCCTTCCGATCGCAACCTACCGGCATCTTCAACGCGCGGATCGGCTACCGCACCGACAAGGGCTGGCGCCTCCAGCTCGATTTGCTCAACCTCCTCAACAGCAAGGCGAACCAGATCACCTATGCCTATGGCTCCCTGCTGAAGACGGACAAACTTTACAATCTCTGTGCCGCCAATGCCGCCCCTGCGCCAGTCTGTGCCATTGGTGTGATGGACTATGTGCTTCACCCGGTCGAACCCTTGACCGTCCGAGTGACCCTAGCGGGCACATTCTGA
- the cybH gene encoding Ni/Fe-hydrogenase, b-type cytochrome subunit — MTKISEIPGTLDAVGAVGTDRQSIYVYEAPVRIWHWLNALTISLLAVTGYLIASPLPSMPGEASNWYTMGYIRFVHFASGQVLAFAFLYRVYWAFVGNQYARQLFAFPIYNRIWRWGLLYELRWYLFLVRYPKKYVGHNPLANTAMFLFVIVMILMMLTGFALYAEGEGRDSLWYALFGWWFSIFPNSQDVHTVHHLGLWFIVTFVILHVYAAVREDIVSRQSMLSAIITGERTFRDSRPD, encoded by the coding sequence ATGACGAAAATCTCGGAGATTCCGGGTACGCTGGACGCCGTCGGCGCCGTCGGCACGGATCGCCAATCAATCTATGTCTATGAGGCACCGGTACGGATCTGGCACTGGTTAAATGCGCTAACGATCTCTCTTCTGGCCGTTACCGGTTATCTAATCGCCTCGCCGCTTCCCTCGATGCCTGGTGAAGCTAGCAATTGGTACACGATGGGCTACATCCGATTTGTTCACTTCGCGTCGGGACAGGTGCTCGCCTTCGCGTTCCTTTATCGCGTCTACTGGGCGTTCGTCGGCAACCAGTATGCCCGCCAGTTGTTCGCGTTTCCGATCTACAACCGGATCTGGCGCTGGGGCCTTTTGTACGAGCTGCGATGGTACCTGTTCCTAGTGCGCTACCCGAAAAAATACGTCGGCCACAATCCTTTGGCCAATACTGCGATGTTCTTGTTCGTGATTGTGATGATCCTGATGATGCTGACCGGATTTGCACTTTACGCTGAGGGCGAAGGTCGCGACAGCTTATGGTATGCGCTGTTCGGCTGGTGGTTCTCGATCTTCCCAAACAGTCAAGACGTGCATACAGTGCACCATCTCGGCCTCTGGTTCATTGTGACTTTCGTCATCCTGCATGTATATGCTGCCGTGCGCGAGGACATCGTGTCGCGTCAGAGCATGCTATCGGCCATTATTACCGGCGAACGGACGTTTCGCGACTCGCGACCTGACTGA
- a CDS encoding methyl-accepting chemotaxis protein has translation MSLPKSEPVIANLSIRLKIMMGFAIVLLLSAGTMAGAWFGYEAILDGFDVYRISMSESDYAREIDSSLSAYQSNARYYALTGIKEAEAAAEEARRLLERTITAAKTETATLSWQQSIKELFEAYRAYTDSFNKVLALRAGIDRSAATMGGQAHVIRTALDQVKAPGAQAENIIERFDTIDRLVTTELKLHDEVLARDVLQRIEGFKGAIVRERRSPDVGGQALDELVASYRDGFARVEAAGQEIDRLMADMWKLRHGLSGAAASLKRVALAEQADAEKKTAVQIIHGQSVVVALALASIAIGLVLSFAIGRGIAKPVIAMCSSMIELANGRYEIVLPGLGRHDEVGKMAGAVESFKRQAIERAEREAAEIEERNRSAAELRRAELAKFAGGFEAAVGDIVNGISGSAQQLEAAASTLSRNAEATGGLTNAVVGAARESSSSIGLVASAAEELSLSINDIRTQVRNSNAISGNAVAQAKSTDARIATLAQASHRIGDVVKLITAVAEQTNLLALNATIEAARAGEAGRGFAVVAAEVKSLASQTARATEEIGSHVEGMQQATGDSIAAIKSIAGIIGDISAISGSIASAVDQQTATTQAIAQSAQQAASGTAQVSSNLEQVNREASETGSAASAVLQSARGLTEASHRLRAELDRFMANVVAA, from the coding sequence ATGAGCTTGCCGAAAAGCGAGCCAGTCATCGCCAACCTGTCAATTCGCCTGAAAATCATGATGGGATTTGCTATCGTTCTGCTGCTGTCGGCGGGCACCATGGCGGGCGCCTGGTTTGGCTATGAGGCGATCCTCGACGGCTTCGACGTTTATCGTATCAGCATGTCGGAATCGGATTATGCGCGCGAAATCGACAGCTCGCTCTCGGCATACCAGAGCAACGCGCGCTATTACGCCCTGACGGGCATAAAGGAGGCGGAAGCTGCCGCGGAAGAGGCGCGACGCTTGCTCGAGCGAACGATCACGGCAGCCAAAACCGAGACTGCAACTCTCAGCTGGCAGCAGTCGATAAAGGAACTGTTCGAAGCCTACCGCGCCTATACCGATTCCTTCAACAAAGTGTTGGCGCTGCGCGCCGGGATCGATCGCTCGGCAGCCACGATGGGCGGACAGGCGCACGTCATCCGGACCGCGCTCGATCAGGTGAAGGCGCCGGGCGCTCAAGCAGAAAATATCATTGAGCGTTTCGATACGATCGATCGCCTCGTAACGACAGAATTGAAGCTCCACGATGAAGTCCTCGCGAGGGACGTCTTACAGAGAATAGAAGGGTTTAAAGGTGCGATCGTGCGAGAGCGTCGCTCGCCGGACGTCGGCGGACAGGCGCTCGACGAGCTCGTCGCGTCTTACCGAGATGGGTTCGCCCGAGTGGAGGCCGCAGGCCAAGAGATCGATCGTTTGATGGCGGACATGTGGAAGCTGCGTCACGGACTATCCGGGGCGGCCGCCTCTCTGAAGCGAGTGGCTTTGGCGGAGCAGGCTGATGCCGAGAAAAAGACCGCGGTGCAAATCATCCACGGTCAATCGGTAGTGGTTGCCCTTGCGCTCGCCTCGATTGCAATTGGCCTCGTGCTCTCCTTTGCGATCGGACGCGGTATCGCAAAACCTGTCATCGCGATGTGCAGCTCGATGATCGAGCTGGCAAACGGCCGCTATGAGATCGTGCTGCCGGGGCTCGGTCGGCACGACGAGGTCGGCAAGATGGCTGGCGCGGTCGAGAGCTTCAAGCGGCAAGCCATTGAGCGCGCCGAACGCGAAGCTGCGGAGATCGAAGAGCGTAACAGGTCGGCGGCCGAGCTGCGGCGCGCTGAGCTCGCTAAATTCGCTGGCGGCTTTGAGGCCGCGGTGGGTGACATCGTCAACGGCATTTCGGGTTCTGCTCAGCAACTCGAAGCAGCAGCATCAACGCTGTCACGCAATGCGGAGGCGACAGGGGGCCTGACCAACGCGGTGGTCGGCGCCGCGCGAGAATCGTCGAGCAGCATTGGTTTGGTCGCCTCGGCGGCCGAGGAGCTGTCGCTGTCGATCAATGATATTCGCACCCAGGTCCGCAACTCGAATGCGATCTCCGGTAATGCGGTAGCCCAGGCCAAGAGCACGGACGCCCGCATCGCGACGCTCGCGCAAGCCTCGCACCGGATTGGTGATGTCGTGAAGCTGATTACAGCGGTCGCAGAGCAGACCAATCTGCTCGCGCTCAATGCCACCATTGAGGCAGCCCGCGCCGGAGAGGCGGGCCGCGGCTTTGCCGTCGTCGCAGCCGAGGTGAAGTCGCTTGCAAGCCAAACCGCCCGTGCGACGGAGGAGATCGGCTCTCACGTCGAAGGTATGCAGCAAGCGACCGGAGATTCGATTGCCGCGATCAAGTCGATCGCCGGCATCATTGGCGATATCTCCGCCATCTCGGGTTCGATCGCGTCCGCCGTCGACCAGCAGACCGCGACGACACAGGCGATCGCACAGAGCGCGCAGCAGGCGGCCTCTGGCACCGCGCAGGTGTCATCCAATCTCGAGCAGGTCAATCGCGAAGCAAGCGAGACCGGCTCGGCGGCTTCCGCCGTGCTGCAATCAGCGCGCGGACTAACCGAGGCGAGCCACCGCCTGCGCGCGGAGCTTGACCGTTTCATGGCCAACGTCGTCGCGGCGTAG
- a CDS encoding DUF3422 domain-containing protein, whose protein sequence is MEHGLDLAGFALHPQRGAVLGEVHARPFTRLSAPLAVLRFAFLGQGEAAAADRQAFVGFCTAQGLAAPEVSAKHHQVSIGAVSLRWEQHSEFTTFTWIWSNEASALAFAPIGDELTALIRALPQTGQLLVAVRLEVEQTEAAVARAEELFDKSSLAMATVRSGPAVVASDFRADAQGFVRILICNDGLSPGRLGALVQRVLEIETYRTLALLGLPAALELAPSVDHIGRRLVEVLQEMQGAEDLKLNNHLLTELTALAASLERGAAGSLFRFGASRAYYDIVQARLGVIEGSEIGGRPTWSSFLARRMAPAMRTCAAMEDRQANLSIKLARAADLLRTRVDVELEEQNRDLLRSMNERTKLQLRLQSTVEGLSVAAIGYYVVSLFGYLAKGAHDGGLHVEPSLATALFVPFAVGLIWIITHRIRQRHLKHEGAPGDHD, encoded by the coding sequence ATGGAGCATGGTCTGGATCTGGCCGGATTCGCGTTGCACCCGCAACGCGGTGCAGTGTTGGGTGAGGTGCATGCGCGTCCGTTCACGCGGCTCTCCGCGCCTCTCGCAGTGCTGCGATTTGCTTTTTTGGGCCAGGGAGAAGCGGCGGCCGCCGACCGGCAGGCCTTTGTAGGCTTTTGCACCGCGCAGGGCTTGGCGGCACCCGAGGTGTCGGCTAAGCACCACCAGGTGTCAATCGGAGCAGTTTCGCTACGCTGGGAACAGCATTCCGAATTCACGACTTTCACCTGGATCTGGAGTAATGAGGCATCCGCGCTGGCGTTCGCTCCCATCGGTGACGAACTTACCGCATTGATCCGGGCACTGCCGCAAACGGGACAGCTGCTTGTGGCGGTGAGGCTCGAGGTGGAGCAGACCGAAGCGGCCGTCGCGCGCGCTGAGGAGCTGTTTGATAAGAGCAGCCTCGCAATGGCGACAGTCCGCAGCGGCCCTGCGGTCGTCGCTTCCGACTTTCGTGCGGATGCGCAGGGCTTTGTCCGCATTCTCATCTGCAACGACGGCCTGTCGCCGGGCCGGCTTGGCGCTCTTGTGCAGCGCGTGCTGGAGATCGAGACCTATCGCACGCTGGCGCTGCTCGGCCTGCCGGCCGCGCTCGAGCTCGCGCCCTCGGTCGATCACATTGGGCGGCGGCTGGTCGAAGTGCTCCAGGAGATGCAGGGCGCCGAGGACCTCAAGCTCAACAATCACCTCCTCACGGAGCTGACCGCATTGGCCGCCTCATTGGAGCGCGGCGCAGCGGGTAGCCTGTTCCGCTTCGGCGCGAGCCGGGCTTATTACGACATCGTGCAGGCCCGCCTTGGCGTGATCGAAGGAAGCGAGATCGGAGGGCGACCGACCTGGTCGTCCTTCCTTGCCCGGCGGATGGCGCCGGCGATGCGCACCTGCGCCGCGATGGAGGACCGCCAGGCCAACTTATCGATCAAGCTAGCGCGCGCCGCCGATCTCCTGCGCACGCGGGTGGACGTGGAACTGGAGGAGCAGAATCGTGACCTGCTGCGCTCAATGAACGAGCGCACCAAGCTGCAATTGCGCCTGCAGAGCACCGTCGAAGGCCTCTCCGTGGCGGCGATCGGCTATTACGTCGTCAGCCTGTTCGGCTACCTCGCTAAGGGCGCACATGACGGCGGCTTGCATGTCGAGCCGTCACTCGCGACAGCATTGTTCGTACCATTTGCCGTCGGTCTAATTTGGATCATCACGCACCGGATCCGCCAGAGGCACCTTAAACATGAAGGCGCGCCGGGCGATCATGACTGA
- a CDS encoding HupU protein has product MSQSNGMTNLLWLQGASCGGCTMSILESGSSGWFDELRQFGINLLWHPSVSEETGEEAAEVLNSVREGRVPLDLLLLEGSVARGPNDSGRFNMLAGTGRSIYHWMLDLAPRADYVVAVGSCAAYGGVPAAGANPTDAVGLQFEGADAGGALGAGFRSRLGLPVINVAGCAPHPGWMMETILALTSKDLSATDLDTYGRPKFVANHLAHHGCSRNEFYEFKASAETMSERGCLMEHLGCKATQAVGDCNQRSWNGGGSCTKGGYACIACTSPGFEDAQNFLETAKLAGIPVGLPTDMPKAWFVALAALSKSATPRRVRLNATADHVVVPPGRTTAKRTP; this is encoded by the coding sequence ATGAGCCAATCGAACGGAATGACCAACCTGCTCTGGCTGCAAGGCGCGAGCTGCGGCGGTTGCACCATGTCGATCCTCGAAAGCGGCTCTTCCGGCTGGTTCGACGAACTGAGGCAGTTCGGCATCAACCTGCTGTGGCATCCCTCGGTCAGCGAGGAGACAGGCGAGGAAGCGGCCGAGGTGCTCAACTCCGTGCGCGAGGGCAGGGTGCCGCTCGACCTACTGCTCCTCGAAGGCTCCGTTGCCCGCGGCCCGAACGATAGCGGCCGCTTCAACATGCTCGCGGGCACGGGCCGCTCGATCTACCACTGGATGCTAGATCTCGCGCCGCGGGCGGACTATGTCGTTGCGGTCGGAAGCTGTGCCGCCTATGGCGGGGTGCCAGCCGCCGGCGCCAATCCAACCGACGCGGTCGGGCTGCAATTCGAGGGCGCCGATGCTGGCGGCGCGCTCGGCGCAGGCTTCCGCTCCCGGCTCGGCTTGCCGGTGATCAATGTGGCTGGCTGTGCGCCGCATCCGGGCTGGATGATGGAAACCATTTTGGCACTGACGTCCAAGGACTTGTCAGCGACTGACCTCGACACCTATGGCCGACCGAAATTCGTTGCCAACCATCTTGCTCATCACGGCTGCTCCCGCAACGAGTTCTATGAGTTCAAGGCCAGCGCCGAAACCATGTCCGAGCGCGGCTGCCTCATGGAGCATCTCGGCTGCAAGGCGACTCAGGCTGTCGGCGATTGCAACCAGCGCTCCTGGAACGGCGGCGGTTCCTGCACGAAGGGCGGTTATGCCTGCATCGCCTGCACGTCACCTGGCTTCGAAGACGCGCAGAATTTCCTGGAGACCGCCAAGCTTGCCGGCATCCCAGTCGGCTTGCCGACCGACATGCCAAAAGCCTGGTTCGTCGCGCTCGCGGCGTTGTCGAAATCGGCGACTCCGCGGCGCGTGAGGCTGAATGCGACCGCTGATCATGTGGTGGTGCCGCCCGGCCGCACCACGGCCAAGCGCACGCCATGA
- a CDS encoding nickel-dependent hydrogenase large subunit, with protein MTRITIGPFNRVEGDLEVRLDVESGRVQRAEVTAPLYRGFEQILEGRPPLDALVLAPRICGICSVSQSVAAAAALRHAMGTEAAPNGLLATNIAHAAENAADHLTHFYIFFMPDFAREAYASQDWYQETRERFAATRGSAARDALPARARLLETMGIIAGKWPHSLAFQPGGATRAIELGERVRLLSIVTSFRTFLERTVFADTLENMLSLSTADELDRWRAGRSGDFAHFLRLADSLALSELGKGPGVLMSYGAYQGADCGLFPRGIVGPDMVVEPLPLSQISEDVSHAWMRDCSSDPAHSNTVPDPDKAGAYSWCKAPRLSGQPVEVGAIARQTVAGQALIADLVAPSGTNVRNRVIARLIETARIALAMEQWTRALRLSEPFCAPSQEMPDGAYVGLVEAARGSLGHWVAVRGGKIERYQIIAPTTWNFSPRDSLGVAGPLEQALVGTDVGEAGARSVAVQHVVRSFDPCMVCTAH; from the coding sequence ATGACGAGGATTACGATCGGCCCGTTCAACCGCGTCGAGGGCGATCTCGAAGTCCGCCTCGACGTCGAAAGCGGCCGGGTCCAGCGCGCCGAAGTGACGGCGCCGCTCTATCGCGGGTTCGAGCAAATTCTGGAGGGGCGGCCACCGCTTGATGCGCTGGTGTTGGCGCCGCGCATCTGCGGCATCTGCTCGGTCTCGCAGTCGGTCGCCGCCGCTGCCGCGCTTCGCCATGCGATGGGAACCGAGGCGGCGCCGAACGGTCTGCTCGCCACTAATATCGCGCACGCGGCAGAGAATGCCGCCGATCATCTTACGCATTTCTACATCTTCTTCATGCCTGACTTCGCCCGTGAAGCCTACGCTTCGCAGGATTGGTACCAGGAGACTCGCGAGCGCTTTGCGGCCACCCGCGGCAGTGCGGCGCGCGATGCGCTGCCGGCGCGGGCGCGGCTGCTCGAGACTATGGGAATCATTGCTGGCAAATGGCCACACAGCCTTGCCTTCCAGCCGGGCGGCGCGACGCGCGCGATCGAACTCGGCGAGCGCGTACGGCTGTTGTCGATCGTGACCTCATTTCGCACGTTCCTTGAACGTACAGTGTTCGCCGATACTCTAGAGAACATGCTGTCGCTCTCGACCGCAGACGAGCTCGACCGCTGGCGCGCGGGGCGCAGCGGTGATTTCGCTCATTTCCTCAGGCTTGCCGACAGCCTCGCGCTCAGTGAGCTCGGCAAGGGACCGGGCGTGTTGATGAGCTATGGCGCCTATCAAGGCGCCGATTGCGGACTGTTCCCGCGCGGCATTGTTGGTCCAGACATGGTTGTGGAGCCGTTGCCGCTGAGTCAGATCAGCGAGGACGTTTCCCATGCATGGATGCGGGATTGCTCCTCCGATCCTGCGCACAGCAACACCGTACCTGATCCCGACAAGGCAGGCGCCTATAGCTGGTGCAAGGCGCCGCGGCTTTCGGGCCAGCCGGTCGAGGTCGGGGCGATTGCGCGCCAGACCGTGGCCGGGCAAGCGCTGATAGCCGATCTCGTCGCCCCAAGCGGCACCAATGTCCGCAACCGTGTGATCGCCCGGCTGATCGAGACTGCGCGCATCGCACTTGCGATGGAGCAGTGGACCCGCGCGCTACGACTTTCGGAACCGTTCTGTGCTCCCTCGCAGGAGATGCCCGACGGGGCATATGTCGGTCTCGTCGAGGCCGCGCGCGGCAGCCTCGGGCATTGGGTGGCGGTGCGCGGTGGAAAGATCGAGCGCTACCAGATCATCGCGCCGACCACCTGGAATTTTTCACCGCGCGATTCCCTCGGCGTGGCAGGCCCTCTGGAACAGGCGCTGGTCGGCACCGATGTGGGCGAGGCTGGCGCACGTTCCGTTGCGGTTCAGCATGTCGTGCGCTCGTTCGATCCTTGCATGGTGTGCACTGCGCATTGA
- a CDS encoding hydrogenase small subunit, whose product MGTATETFYSVIRRQGITRRSFHKFCSLTATSLGLGPLAASRIANALETKPRVPVIWMHGLECTCCSESFIRSAHPLVKDAVLSMISLDYDDTIMAAAGHQAEAILEETRAKHKGQYILAVEGNPPLNEGGMFCIDGGKPFVEKLKMMAEDAMAIIAWGACASWGCVQAAKPNPTQATPIDKVITNKPIIKVPGCPPIAEVMTGVVTFITTFGKLPELDRQGRPKMFYSQRIHDKCYRRPHFDAGQFVEEWDDEAARKGYCLYKMGCKGPTTYNACSTVRWNGGVSFPIQSGHGCIGCSEDGFWDKGSFYDRLTNIKQFGIEKNADQIGMAAAGAVGAAVAAHAAVTAVKRLASKREDAGHNS is encoded by the coding sequence ATGGGCACGGCGACGGAAACATTTTACAGCGTGATCAGGCGGCAAGGCATCACGCGTCGAAGCTTTCACAAGTTCTGCAGCCTGACCGCGACGAGCCTCGGCCTCGGCCCGCTGGCGGCGAGCCGCATCGCCAATGCGCTCGAGACCAAGCCGCGTGTGCCCGTGATCTGGATGCACGGTCTCGAATGCACCTGCTGCTCCGAGAGCTTCATCCGCTCCGCGCATCCCCTGGTGAAGGATGCGGTGCTGTCGATGATCTCGCTAGACTACGATGACACGATCATGGCGGCCGCGGGCCATCAGGCGGAAGCGATCCTCGAGGAGACCCGTGCCAAGCATAAAGGTCAGTACATTCTGGCCGTTGAAGGTAATCCGCCGCTCAACGAGGGCGGCATGTTCTGTATCGACGGCGGCAAACCATTCGTCGAAAAGCTGAAGATGATGGCCGAGGACGCGATGGCGATCATCGCTTGGGGCGCTTGCGCGTCCTGGGGCTGCGTACAGGCGGCAAAGCCCAATCCGACCCAGGCCACACCGATCGACAAGGTCATCACCAACAAGCCGATCATCAAGGTGCCGGGATGCCCCCCGATCGCCGAAGTGATGACCGGCGTCGTCACCTTCATCACCACCTTCGGCAAGCTGCCCGAGCTCGACCGCCAGGGCCGGCCTAAGATGTTCTACTCGCAGCGCATCCACGACAAGTGTTACCGGCGCCCGCATTTCGACGCCGGCCAGTTTGTCGAGGAGTGGGACGATGAGGCGGCGCGCAAAGGCTACTGCCTCTACAAGATGGGCTGCAAGGGGCCAACGACCTATAACGCCTGCTCAACCGTGCGCTGGAACGGGGGGGTCTCATTCCCCATCCAATCGGGACACGGCTGCATCGGCTGCTCAGAGGACGGCTTTTGGGACAAGGGCTCGTTCTACGATCGCCTCACCAACATCAAGCAGTTCGGCATCGAGAAAAACGCCGATCAGATCGGCATGGCGGCAGCGGGCGCCGTGGGTGCGGCGGTGGCCGCGCACGCCGCCGTCACTGCGGTAAAGCGGCTTGCCAGCAAGCGCGAAGACGCCGGCCACAACAGCTGA